Proteins from a genomic interval of Rhipicephalus microplus isolate Deutch F79 chromosome 6, USDA_Rmic, whole genome shotgun sequence:
- the LOC119167665 gene encoding sulfotransferase 1C3 isoform X1 has translation MSLALSMPENGNREEGSTSTISRFYPEENIHSALSYQPQADDVFIVTHFPLCGGTWVQLIIYYIRHEKPPPAPLMQRAAHLPHLEMQGASAVLAMPRPGSVRTHLPFHLVPHADYAKYIYVARNPYDCSAFFFEVISSAQGQNIDEAFKAFPSFFDEFVEGRAICGDYLANLVSWHKKRYNDNVLFLTYEELQDDIMTTVLRIADFLDEDGQYGQRLRQSRKLLNKICAETQYEGIWERVEEDTKLKMREAAAMSDEGKPEWVKRLERAASTVTFGRLFCKKMAPGEARLTREDIFKPDMVAKLEERVRALTGGKSDIMKLWKRLE, from the exons CTCAGCATGCCAGAAAATGGAAACCGAGAAGagggcagcacctccaccattagcAGATTCTACCCCGAGGAGAATATCCACTCGGCACTGTCCTACCAACCTCAGGCAGACGACGTCTTCATTGTTACACATTTTCCTCTCTGTGGAGGCACCTGGGTGCAACTGATCATCTATTATATTCGCCATGAGAAGCCTCCACCGGCGCCTTTGATGCAACGGGCCGCACATTTGCCGCACCTTGAAATGCAG GGTGCCAGTGCTGTCCTTGCCATGCCCAGACCCGGAAGCGTGCGCACCCACCTTCCTTTCCACTTGGTTCCTCACGCAGACTACGCCAAGTACATCTACGTAGCGAGAAATCCGTACGACTGCAGTGCGTTCTTTTTCGAAGTGATATCGAGCGCCCAGGGGCAAAATATTGACGAGGCGTTCAAGGCGTTCCCTTCTTTCTTCGACGAGTTCGTCGAGGGCCGGGCCATCTGCGGCGATTACCTTGCCAACCTAGTGTCCTGGCACAAAAAGAGGTACAATGACAACGTCTTATTTCTCACGTACGAGGAGCTGCAAGACGACATTATGACAACCGTACTGAGAATCGCCGACTTTCTGGACGAAGACGGCCAATACGGCCAACGGTTGAGGCAGAGCAGGAAACTTTTGAACAAAATCTGTGCAGAGACGCAATACGAAGGCATCTGGGAGCGTGTCGAAGAGGACACGAAGTTGAAAATGAGGGAGGCTGCCGCCATGTCTGACGAAGGTAAACCGGAGTGGGTGAAGCGGTTGGAGAGAGCAGCGAGCACTGTTACTTTTGGAAGGCTATTCTGCAAGAAGATGGCACCAGGCGAGGCTCGTCTGACTCGAGAAGATATATTCAAGCCAGACATGGTGGCTAAGCTGGAAGAACGTGTCAGGGCTCTGACTGGAGGCAAGAGTGACATCATGAAGCTGTGGAAGAGGCTTGAGTAA
- the LOC119167665 gene encoding sulfotransferase 1C3 isoform X2: MPENGNREEGSTSTISRFYPEENIHSALSYQPQADDVFIVTHFPLCGGTWVQLIIYYIRHEKPPPAPLMQRAAHLPHLEMQGASAVLAMPRPGSVRTHLPFHLVPHADYAKYIYVARNPYDCSAFFFEVISSAQGQNIDEAFKAFPSFFDEFVEGRAICGDYLANLVSWHKKRYNDNVLFLTYEELQDDIMTTVLRIADFLDEDGQYGQRLRQSRKLLNKICAETQYEGIWERVEEDTKLKMREAAAMSDEGKPEWVKRLERAASTVTFGRLFCKKMAPGEARLTREDIFKPDMVAKLEERVRALTGGKSDIMKLWKRLE, translated from the exons ATGCCAGAAAATGGAAACCGAGAAGagggcagcacctccaccattagcAGATTCTACCCCGAGGAGAATATCCACTCGGCACTGTCCTACCAACCTCAGGCAGACGACGTCTTCATTGTTACACATTTTCCTCTCTGTGGAGGCACCTGGGTGCAACTGATCATCTATTATATTCGCCATGAGAAGCCTCCACCGGCGCCTTTGATGCAACGGGCCGCACATTTGCCGCACCTTGAAATGCAG GGTGCCAGTGCTGTCCTTGCCATGCCCAGACCCGGAAGCGTGCGCACCCACCTTCCTTTCCACTTGGTTCCTCACGCAGACTACGCCAAGTACATCTACGTAGCGAGAAATCCGTACGACTGCAGTGCGTTCTTTTTCGAAGTGATATCGAGCGCCCAGGGGCAAAATATTGACGAGGCGTTCAAGGCGTTCCCTTCTTTCTTCGACGAGTTCGTCGAGGGCCGGGCCATCTGCGGCGATTACCTTGCCAACCTAGTGTCCTGGCACAAAAAGAGGTACAATGACAACGTCTTATTTCTCACGTACGAGGAGCTGCAAGACGACATTATGACAACCGTACTGAGAATCGCCGACTTTCTGGACGAAGACGGCCAATACGGCCAACGGTTGAGGCAGAGCAGGAAACTTTTGAACAAAATCTGTGCAGAGACGCAATACGAAGGCATCTGGGAGCGTGTCGAAGAGGACACGAAGTTGAAAATGAGGGAGGCTGCCGCCATGTCTGACGAAGGTAAACCGGAGTGGGTGAAGCGGTTGGAGAGAGCAGCGAGCACTGTTACTTTTGGAAGGCTATTCTGCAAGAAGATGGCACCAGGCGAGGCTCGTCTGACTCGAGAAGATATATTCAAGCCAGACATGGTGGCTAAGCTGGAAGAACGTGTCAGGGCTCTGACTGGAGGCAAGAGTGACATCATGAAGCTGTGGAAGAGGCTTGAGTAA